In Geopsychrobacter electrodiphilus DSM 16401, a single window of DNA contains:
- the recG gene encoding ATP-dependent DNA helicase RecG encodes MPPNSPVFVPLDQIGLDRTTGVGPKLLAQLNKLGLNTIEDALYHLPSRYEDRRHLRKINQLQTGRQEVFCARVLAAGEALTSRSRRLLFEVIAEDETGRISLKWFHYRKSWLQKRFSIGQQFVFIGEIHSFGAQREIHHPDTEIIPQGVDPLELLSKDPLKFGRILPVYPLTEGLSQYKIRKIWFDLVKKYAPLVRSPLPIALAQKHGFLPLSEAIFRCHWPESDQSLSQLESGQDPARRSVVYDEFFFLELGLALKRHGIEIEQGIAFKVDHLYTKPLSALLPFRLTVAQRRVLGEIKRDMMSNVPMHRLLQGDVGSGKTIVALMAALIAIENETQVAVLAPTEILAEQHFSTFSQWLPHLGLRCELLRSGIPQSERKRILADLESGDLHLLVGTHAVLQEGVQFKRLGLGIVDEQHRFGVKQRGVLKQKGENPDILVMTATPIPRTLSMTLYGDLALSVIDELPPGRIPVKTHHYPEGRRNLAYEGLRRQLALGRQAYIVYPLVEETENSDLLAATEASVQLAAHFPDARIGLLHGRMKQADKDLVMQEFRSHQLDILVATTVIEVGVDVANATIMIIEHADRFGLAQLHQLRGRVGRGGDESFCFLLSSGHYSEEARQRLDVMVETSDGFRIAEADLEIRGPGEFLGTRQSGLPDFRVASILRDGDILEMARQDAFEFAQTTNYLADAATNEVKQELLRRWGGRLDLITIG; translated from the coding sequence ATGCCCCCAAATTCCCCAGTTTTTGTGCCCCTGGATCAGATCGGTCTTGACCGGACCACGGGAGTCGGCCCCAAACTCCTCGCGCAGTTGAACAAGCTGGGGCTTAACACCATAGAAGACGCTCTTTATCACCTGCCATCCCGCTACGAAGATCGACGTCACCTCCGTAAAATTAATCAGTTACAAACCGGTCGACAAGAGGTTTTTTGTGCCCGTGTTCTTGCCGCAGGGGAAGCGCTAACCAGTCGCAGCAGACGTCTACTCTTCGAAGTGATTGCTGAAGATGAAACCGGCCGTATTTCGCTCAAATGGTTTCACTATCGCAAAAGTTGGCTTCAAAAACGCTTTTCTATCGGTCAACAGTTTGTTTTTATTGGAGAAATCCACAGCTTTGGCGCTCAGCGCGAAATTCATCACCCAGATACCGAAATTATTCCGCAGGGGGTTGACCCATTAGAACTCCTGAGCAAAGACCCACTTAAATTTGGCCGGATCTTACCGGTTTATCCCCTTACAGAAGGCTTGTCTCAGTATAAAATTCGTAAAATCTGGTTTGATCTCGTCAAGAAATACGCCCCGCTGGTTCGCTCACCACTCCCGATAGCTCTTGCACAAAAACATGGTTTTCTCCCTCTCTCAGAGGCCATCTTCCGTTGTCATTGGCCAGAGTCTGATCAAAGTCTGTCTCAACTGGAAAGCGGACAAGACCCAGCCCGGCGCAGTGTTGTTTATGATGAGTTCTTCTTTTTAGAACTCGGCCTTGCCTTAAAACGCCACGGTATTGAAATTGAGCAGGGGATCGCCTTTAAGGTGGATCATCTTTATACAAAGCCTCTATCCGCTCTGTTGCCTTTTCGTTTAACAGTGGCTCAACGGCGTGTTTTAGGTGAAATTAAACGGGATATGATGTCGAATGTACCTATGCATCGCCTTTTGCAGGGGGATGTCGGCAGCGGTAAGACGATTGTGGCCTTGATGGCAGCGCTGATCGCGATTGAGAATGAGACCCAGGTTGCAGTGCTCGCTCCGACCGAGATACTCGCCGAGCAACATTTTTCAACCTTCAGCCAGTGGCTGCCACATTTAGGCCTTCGCTGTGAGTTGCTACGCAGTGGTATCCCGCAATCTGAAAGAAAACGAATACTTGCAGACCTTGAATCAGGGGATCTTCATCTTCTGGTCGGTACTCACGCGGTGTTACAAGAGGGCGTTCAATTTAAACGGCTCGGTTTGGGGATTGTGGATGAACAACATCGGTTCGGCGTTAAACAACGCGGTGTTTTAAAACAAAAAGGGGAAAATCCAGATATTTTAGTGATGACGGCGACCCCGATCCCGCGCACTCTTTCCATGACCCTTTATGGTGATCTTGCGTTGTCGGTGATCGATGAGTTACCCCCGGGCAGGATACCGGTAAAAACCCACCATTATCCAGAAGGTCGTCGCAATCTGGCTTATGAAGGTTTGCGGCGGCAACTGGCCCTGGGCCGTCAGGCCTATATTGTCTATCCTCTGGTTGAGGAGACCGAAAATTCTGATCTGTTGGCTGCCACAGAAGCTTCTGTTCAGCTTGCTGCTCATTTCCCCGATGCCAGGATCGGACTATTGCACGGTCGGATGAAACAGGCCGACAAAGATCTTGTGATGCAGGAATTCAGATCTCATCAGTTGGATATTCTGGTTGCAACGACTGTGATTGAGGTTGGGGTCGATGTTGCGAATGCGACGATAATGATTATTGAACATGCTGATCGATTTGGCCTTGCTCAATTGCACCAGCTGCGTGGCAGAGTAGGACGAGGCGGAGATGAGAGTTTTTGTTTTTTACTTTCATCCGGGCATTACAGTGAAGAAGCTCGCCAAAGACTGGACGTAATGGTTGAGACCAGTGATGGCTTTCGCATTGCCGAAGCCGACCTTGAGATTCGCGGGCCTGGAGAATTCCTGGGGACCAGACAGTCGGGACTCCCTGATTTTAGAGTGGCGAGTATATTGAGGGATGGGGATATCCTTGAGATGGCACGTCAGGATGCTTTTGAATTTGCGCAAACAACCAATTATCTCGCCGATGCGGCAACCAATGAGGTGAAGCAAGAGCTATTAAGGCGTTGGGGTGGTCGTCTGGATCTCATCACCATTGGCTAA
- a CDS encoding OmpA family protein has translation MKKIIILCFLLSIITSAELVQATPSQYGVTGLITVPTADTLDSGNIAVGLWVNTSKNGRDKPTVVPVSLTLGLGTFMEAYGSFPNLLFNDNEFESGRGFADLGIKVRVLGKRSSSFQFSLDAQARRHIDKQLSRDGLTDLVGRGIASVKTSNFGLHLNAGYLQNDNKKNIDNQIVGGLGAEFYPMARLRILAEFDGATKALSTLKPPLETLFGFQYFISPHLTFNSSYGVGLTDSANDWRVIVGLSTSQGIGTYTKPVPRIIEPPVEKSKLEPVKKAKFKALTPLVPKKKILEADPVAKLEIPVDPGLETVIVDPSDLLVVPGTAAIMGAPASPISTPVPATPTVTEVPAGQAPEFQTKGPIETVVYRKFRFDELNYGFDQSSLTESGKRAVALVADKLRKESKKFILLVNGHTDSTGSEDYNEKLSYKRAVSVGIWLVSHEGFDPSRIFIKGVGEDDPIADNSTPEGRSLNRRSEILVLLPKN, from the coding sequence ATGAAAAAAATAATCATCTTATGTTTTCTGCTTTCAATAATCACGTCCGCTGAACTTGTTCAGGCGACACCATCACAATATGGGGTTACTGGTCTCATCACAGTTCCTACAGCAGATACGTTAGATTCAGGCAATATTGCTGTTGGACTTTGGGTTAACACCTCAAAGAACGGTAGGGACAAACCCACGGTAGTCCCAGTGAGTCTCACCCTGGGCCTCGGAACCTTTATGGAGGCATATGGATCCTTTCCTAACCTCCTGTTTAATGATAATGAATTTGAAAGTGGCAGAGGTTTCGCAGATTTGGGAATAAAGGTTCGGGTCCTCGGGAAGAGATCTTCTTCTTTTCAGTTTTCACTCGATGCGCAGGCCAGGAGACACATTGATAAGCAGCTTTCAAGGGATGGTTTGACTGATCTGGTCGGACGAGGTATTGCCAGCGTCAAAACATCTAACTTTGGATTACATTTGAATGCGGGATATTTGCAAAATGATAATAAGAAAAATATCGACAACCAAATTGTGGGAGGGTTAGGCGCCGAGTTTTATCCGATGGCACGTTTGAGAATTCTCGCAGAGTTTGATGGTGCTACCAAGGCGCTTTCAACCTTAAAACCTCCTCTTGAGACCCTTTTTGGCTTTCAGTATTTCATATCACCTCACCTCACTTTCAATTCAAGTTATGGCGTAGGGTTGACCGATTCAGCCAATGATTGGCGAGTTATCGTTGGTCTTTCGACCAGTCAAGGGATTGGTACATATACAAAACCAGTCCCTCGAATCATTGAGCCGCCGGTTGAAAAATCAAAATTGGAGCCCGTTAAAAAAGCGAAATTCAAAGCATTGACCCCTCTGGTGCCAAAGAAAAAGATTCTTGAAGCTGATCCTGTTGCGAAACTGGAGATTCCCGTTGACCCAGGGCTTGAGACAGTTATCGTTGATCCGTCTGACCTCCTGGTGGTTCCGGGCACTGCCGCTATCATGGGCGCCCCGGCTTCTCCAATTTCAACTCCAGTTCCTGCAACCCCGACCGTGACAGAGGTCCCTGCTGGACAAGCACCTGAATTTCAAACAAAAGGTCCGATTGAAACAGTTGTTTATCGAAAATTTCGTTTTGACGAATTGAATTATGGTTTTGATCAATCATCATTGACGGAGAGTGGTAAGCGCGCTGTTGCACTGGTTGCAGATAAGCTACGTAAAGAAAGTAAAAAATTCATCCTGCTGGTCAATGGCCATACGGATTCAACAGGATCAGAGGATTACAACGAAAAGCTTAGCTATAAACGTGCCGTCAGTGTTGGAATCTGGCTTGTGTCCCATGAGGGATTTGACCCTTCGCGCATTTTTATAAAGGGAGTTGGGGAGGACGATCCGATCGCAGACAATTCAACTCCAGAGGGACGATCATTAAATCGACGCTCTGAAATCCTGGTACTGCTGCCAAAGAATTGA
- the bioB gene encoding biotin synthase BioB: protein MNQIVTALVEKALSGNLLSLEEGLKILESQGCDYTQFMAGAHYIKEQSLGNRIDLCSIINAKSGRCAENCSFCAQSSHHQTNAPVYGLKSCNEIVAGAVVAEKEGNHCYGIVTSGTSVSPGDEFDTILEAITRIASETTIEPSASLGILTAESASALAKAGCVTYHHNLETARSFFPEICTTHSYEDDVATVQLAKAAGMQVCCGGIFGLGESLEQRVEMGLTLRELNVDSVPLNFLNPIPGTPLANNNLLSPMDCLRIISLYRYLLPMTRITVCGGREKNLRDFQSTIFMAGASGTMVGNYLTTTGRDQADDLQMIKDAEVVINACHN from the coding sequence ATGAATCAAATCGTTACGGCCTTAGTCGAAAAAGCACTGTCCGGCAATCTATTGTCTCTTGAAGAGGGTTTGAAAATTCTTGAATCGCAAGGATGCGACTACACCCAATTTATGGCAGGGGCTCATTACATCAAAGAGCAATCCCTCGGTAATCGTATTGATCTCTGCTCCATCATAAACGCCAAGTCCGGGCGTTGCGCCGAAAACTGCTCCTTTTGTGCGCAGTCATCGCATCATCAGACCAATGCCCCGGTTTATGGATTGAAATCATGTAATGAAATCGTTGCCGGCGCCGTTGTGGCTGAGAAAGAAGGGAATCACTGCTATGGTATCGTGACTAGTGGAACGAGCGTCAGCCCAGGTGATGAGTTTGATACCATCCTTGAGGCGATTACTCGAATCGCCAGTGAAACGACCATCGAACCTTCAGCCTCCCTCGGGATACTTACGGCCGAATCAGCCTCCGCTCTCGCGAAAGCTGGATGTGTGACCTATCATCATAACCTCGAAACAGCACGTTCCTTCTTCCCTGAAATCTGCACAACCCACAGTTATGAAGACGATGTCGCGACGGTTCAGCTGGCGAAAGCGGCAGGTATGCAGGTTTGCTGTGGTGGAATCTTCGGTCTGGGCGAATCCCTCGAGCAGCGTGTAGAGATGGGTCTGACCCTCAGAGAACTGAACGTTGACTCTGTTCCTCTAAATTTTCTTAATCCCATCCCGGGGACCCCCTTGGCTAATAACAATTTACTCTCTCCGATGGATTGTTTACGGATAATCAGCCTGTATCGATACCTGTTGCCGATGACCCGGATTACTGTTTGTGGCGGACGAGAAAAGAATCTACGCGATTTTCAGTCAACAATATTCATGGCTGGAGCCAGCGGCACAATGGTCGGGAATTATCTGACCACCACCGGACGGGATCAGGCAGATGACCTGCAAATGATTAAAGATGCTGAGGTCGTGATCAATGCTTGCCACAACTGA
- a CDS encoding phenylacetate--CoA ligase family protein has translation MFWNKEVETLPREELEALQLARLQQVVERVYSTVPFYKKTLDAAGVTPGSIRNLADLRRIPFTLKQDMRDSYPYGLFSTPLQEIVRIHASSGTTGKPTVVGYTHSDIENWSEMMARSFVAAGVHKGDIVHNAYGYGLFTGGLGAHYGAEKVGASVIPMSGGNTRKQLMIMQDFGSTVLTCTPSYSLFLAEVAAEEGIDFKNLKLRVGIFGAEPWTEAMRLEIEEKLNLKAIDIYGLSEILGPGVGIECIEAQNGLHTWEDQFIPEIIDPDTCEVLPCGERGELVITTITKEGIPLLRYRTRDITRIISEPCICGRTHRRIERLSGRSDDMLIIRGVNVFPSQIESVLFNIKGVEPHYQLIINREGNLDTLEVQVEVNEQTFSDEIKNLQILSNRIRHSIKEMLGVTCQVRLVEPKTIVRSEGKAKRVIDNRKP, from the coding sequence ATGTTCTGGAATAAGGAAGTTGAAACGTTACCACGAGAAGAGCTTGAAGCTCTTCAATTAGCAAGATTGCAGCAGGTCGTTGAACGGGTCTATTCAACCGTCCCTTTTTATAAGAAAACTTTGGACGCTGCTGGAGTAACACCAGGCAGTATCCGTAACCTGGCGGACCTAAGGCGTATCCCTTTTACCCTTAAGCAAGACATGCGCGACAGTTATCCTTATGGGTTATTCTCCACCCCGCTCCAAGAAATCGTGCGTATTCATGCATCGAGCGGGACAACTGGCAAACCGACTGTCGTTGGTTACACCCACAGTGATATCGAAAACTGGTCTGAAATGATGGCTCGTTCTTTTGTCGCCGCAGGTGTTCACAAAGGCGACATTGTTCATAATGCCTACGGGTACGGCCTCTTTACTGGTGGACTCGGCGCGCATTATGGCGCGGAAAAAGTGGGAGCTTCAGTTATTCCGATGTCAGGCGGAAATACACGTAAACAGTTGATGATTATGCAAGATTTTGGGTCAACGGTTTTGACCTGCACGCCATCATACAGCCTTTTTCTAGCAGAAGTTGCAGCAGAAGAGGGGATAGACTTCAAAAATCTCAAGTTGAGAGTCGGTATCTTCGGGGCAGAACCCTGGACTGAGGCCATGCGCCTTGAGATCGAAGAGAAACTCAATCTCAAGGCGATCGATATTTACGGACTTTCCGAAATACTTGGTCCAGGCGTGGGAATCGAATGCATAGAAGCACAAAACGGGCTGCATACATGGGAAGATCAATTTATCCCCGAAATTATCGATCCCGACACTTGCGAAGTCTTACCCTGCGGTGAAAGAGGGGAACTGGTGATTACAACCATCACCAAGGAGGGAATTCCGCTCTTGCGCTACCGGACGCGTGATATTACACGCATCATCTCCGAACCCTGTATCTGCGGACGCACTCATCGACGCATTGAACGTCTGAGTGGTCGTAGTGACGACATGTTGATCATTCGAGGAGTGAACGTTTTCCCCAGTCAGATCGAATCAGTGCTGTTTAATATCAAAGGCGTTGAGCCCCATTATCAATTAATTATTAATCGTGAAGGAAATCTGGATACCCTTGAAGTGCAGGTTGAAGTAAATGAGCAGACCTTTTCTGACGAAATAAAAAATTTGCAGATTCTTTCGAATCGTATTCGTCATTCGATCAAGGAGATGCTTGGCGTTACCTGTCAGGTTCGCCTGGTGGAGCCTAAAACCATTGTCCGTTCAGAAGGCAAGGCCAAACGGGTCATCGACAACCGAAAACCCTGA
- a CDS encoding OmpA family protein, with translation MPRFILFLLILLVPTTCFAEKSKDPLKVFLQNRQIIAHIYFNPSSTKLTPAAKTALDLIAPELRKYKSENSLLRLEGFSNSDNSSEDTLTFSMKRALAARNYLKDNYNLTFDIYLTGFGGGPDLAEEPPGKIRRVDIVVYKRSGAADALFDDQDTVTKFMPK, from the coding sequence ATGCCACGCTTTATTTTGTTTCTACTTATTTTACTGGTTCCCACCACCTGCTTCGCTGAGAAGTCAAAGGACCCACTAAAGGTATTTTTACAGAATCGACAAATTATTGCGCATATTTATTTTAATCCATCATCGACTAAATTAACCCCTGCCGCCAAAACCGCACTTGATTTGATCGCGCCCGAATTAAGAAAATATAAATCAGAGAATTCTCTTTTGCGCCTGGAGGGTTTCTCCAACTCTGACAACTCCTCCGAGGATACTTTAACTTTTTCTATGAAAAGAGCCCTGGCTGCTCGTAATTATTTGAAAGACAATTATAATTTAACCTTTGATATCTATTTAACTGGTTTCGGTGGAGGTCCCGACCTTGCGGAAGAGCCCCCAGGGAAGATTAGACGAGTCGATATTGTAGTGTATAAAAGGTCTGGAGCAGCAGATGCCCTCTTTGATGATCAGGATACTGTTACTAAATTCATGCCTAAGTGA
- a CDS encoding ACT domain-containing protein has translation MKVEQISIFIENKSGRLAEVAEILANAGINIRALSLADTSDFGILRLIVDNPVKALEMLRDNSFTVSKTEVVGIEVPNQPGGLALILSILDKSQINVEYMYAFGERPGGNAIIIFRFDNIDEAISVLKNNGILVIACDVISGI, from the coding sequence ATGAAAGTTGAACAGATATCAATTTTTATAGAGAATAAGTCAGGTCGTTTGGCCGAAGTTGCTGAAATTCTAGCAAACGCTGGCATAAATATCCGCGCTTTGTCGCTAGCCGACACTTCCGATTTCGGTATCTTACGACTGATCGTGGATAATCCCGTAAAGGCACTGGAAATGTTGCGGGATAACTCTTTTACAGTCAGTAAAACTGAAGTCGTTGGCATTGAAGTGCCAAATCAGCCAGGAGGCTTAGCATTGATCCTGTCGATTCTTGACAAGAGTCAGATCAATGTTGAGTACATGTATGCGTTCGGTGAACGCCCGGGAGGGAATGCGATCATCATCTTTCGCTTCGATAATATCGATGAAGCCATTAGCGTTCTCAAGAACAATGGCATACTGGTCATTGCTTGTGATGTTATTTCCGGAATATAA
- a CDS encoding helix-turn-helix domain-containing protein has product MVKKLIGKKLKSSRLKRDKTIQQLAEKSRVSSNMISRIERGLTTPSVEILMKLADAVGVSLSYFVEEAEKGSTVVFTPSGQGDPIFFFENKHQIFSLSQGLRDPGFSAFIDVLEPLCDSGEGGMVHTGEEFAMVLEGSLDFTIDAEKYHLEVGDTIAFKATLPHSWKNKSGTRVKVLWIVSPPPNV; this is encoded by the coding sequence ATGGTAAAGAAACTTATTGGGAAAAAACTGAAAAGTTCTCGACTTAAGCGTGATAAAACCATTCAGCAACTCGCCGAAAAATCACGTGTTTCATCAAATATGATTTCTCGAATCGAACGCGGGCTAACGACCCCGTCTGTAGAAATTCTGATGAAACTGGCCGATGCAGTTGGAGTCAGTCTCAGCTATTTCGTCGAAGAGGCCGAAAAAGGGAGCACTGTAGTGTTTACCCCGTCTGGGCAGGGCGACCCGATATTTTTCTTCGAGAATAAACATCAGATCTTCAGTTTATCTCAAGGGCTAAGAGATCCCGGATTTTCGGCCTTTATCGATGTTCTGGAACCCCTCTGTGACAGCGGCGAAGGTGGCATGGTTCATACGGGGGAGGAATTTGCAATGGTCCTCGAAGGTTCCCTCGATTTCACTATCGATGCTGAAAAATATCACCTTGAGGTCGGAGATACGATCGCTTTCAAAGCGACGCTACCACACAGTTGGAAAAATAAGAGTGGGACACGGGTTAAGGTCCTGTGGATTGTCTCTCCGCCACCCAATGTATGA
- a CDS encoding helix-turn-helix domain-containing protein, which yields MQIKKIVGKKLKEIRLKRDLTIQVLAERSHVSSNMISRIERGLTIPSVDILMRLANVFGKSINYFVEDVSTSHEIVVTRPGRRDKTVYDDEQHVMQTESFTSGLRDPQFMSFFCTIKPGGTSGEDNMYHPGDELIYLVEGSLRIEIVKEVHILEAGDSISFKSHLPHRWTNVGPGEAKVVWTLSPFTII from the coding sequence ATGCAGATTAAGAAGATCGTTGGGAAAAAACTCAAGGAGATCCGCCTTAAGAGAGACCTTACTATACAGGTTCTTGCCGAGCGGTCTCACGTTTCATCGAACATGATTTCCCGCATAGAACGAGGCTTGACGATTCCTTCAGTTGATATTCTGATGCGCCTTGCAAATGTATTTGGCAAAAGTATCAACTATTTTGTCGAAGATGTTTCAACGTCACACGAAATAGTTGTTACCCGTCCAGGGAGACGAGACAAGACGGTCTATGATGATGAACAACACGTTATGCAGACAGAATCATTTACTTCGGGTCTAAGAGATCCTCAGTTCATGTCTTTCTTTTGTACGATAAAGCCTGGAGGGACCAGCGGTGAGGACAATATGTATCATCCTGGAGACGAACTGATCTATCTGGTTGAGGGGAGTCTACGTATAGAAATAGTCAAAGAGGTCCATATTCTTGAGGCCGGGGATAGCATCAGCTTCAAATCACACTTGCCACACCGCTGGACAAATGTCGGGCCAGGGGAGGCCAAGGTCGTATGGACCCTTTCCCCTTTTACTATTATCTAA
- a CDS encoding Crp/Fnr family transcriptional regulator, whose translation MSVDFTGLDDSPIFTGFLPAEMTTLSSVFTQKEMGEGKTVFVENMQGESLYLIKHGTIRISKMMAEGDEEVLVVLGPSDVFGEMALFDGAHRSATARVAEAVTLLCLSKTDFEILSAKDSALCLKLALNIIRLFSGRIRSSQAAHRDLLLDALGRSH comes from the coding sequence ATGAGCGTAGATTTTACTGGTTTGGATGATAGTCCCATTTTTACGGGTTTCTTGCCTGCTGAGATGACTACACTTTCTTCTGTTTTTACCCAAAAAGAGATGGGGGAGGGGAAGACTGTTTTTGTCGAAAATATGCAAGGGGAATCTCTTTACCTTATAAAGCATGGGACAATCCGCATTTCCAAAATGATGGCTGAAGGGGACGAAGAAGTGCTTGTGGTTCTGGGTCCTTCTGATGTTTTTGGAGAGATGGCCCTGTTTGATGGTGCCCATCGCAGCGCAACGGCAAGAGTTGCTGAGGCCGTAACTTTGCTCTGTCTTTCCAAGACAGATTTTGAAATTCTCAGTGCCAAGGATTCTGCCCTTTGTTTAAAACTCGCATTAAATATTATTCGATTATTCAGTGGCAGAATCAGATCCTCCCAAGCCGCGCACCGAGACTTGCTGCTTGATGCGTTAGGTCGTAGCCATTGA
- a CDS encoding DUF1858 domain-containing protein, giving the protein MSQQITRNMTFHQILQMDPRVAGVLGKFNLGCVGCMGAMNETLEQGAMAHGVDVEAILVALNDLFDA; this is encoded by the coding sequence ATGAGCCAACAAATTACACGAAATATGACCTTTCACCAGATTCTTCAAATGGATCCCAGGGTGGCTGGTGTTCTCGGAAAGTTTAATCTCGGATGTGTAGGCTGCATGGGTGCGATGAACGAAACCCTCGAACAGGGGGCCATGGCCCATGGGGTTGATGTCGAAGCAATTCTGGTTGCCCTTAACGACCTTTTTGACGCCTGA
- a CDS encoding Na/Pi cotransporter family protein — MLVIGSHNVFWGLVGGLGLFLYGMRTMSDALQKVAGDRMRKILTALTNNRLIGAFVGLAVTAIIQSSSATTVMVVGFVNAGLLSLVQAIGVVLGANVGTTITAQLISLNITGFALPAVAIGGAIAIFSRDRQKSYWGEILFGFGLLFLGLSIMKQGVDPLKHSKEVIQIFEFVGQYHLIGVIIGALMTIIVQSSTATIGITLAMASAGLINFEASVALILGENIGTTFTANFAAIGTNLAARRTACCHFLFNTIGVAFVLLLFPYFMKIVAYISPGNADMLVTTQSQANLLGAMIGDRPFIARHIANAHTLFNVINALIFLPFLGPMARLSTFLIRGQDSIVKMQALYIDIRVLNTPPIALGQAKREIQRMVNLTLSMLKETNKFIETGNLKNVKRLEEYEELVDFLQKEITDFLVALSQKSVSGRTSEELATLMHLVNDIERIGDHCVNLWKLGQRKVEARIAFSEIGLSELADISGKTEDFLTYVVVGLESNNPALCSESIRFEDEIDDLEKTLRNNHIDRLNTGECAVKPGMIFIDMLHNYEKIGDHTYNIAEAILENQG; from the coding sequence ATGCTGGTGATTGGAAGCCATAATGTATTTTGGGGCCTTGTCGGAGGACTGGGTCTTTTCCTTTATGGTATGCGGACAATGTCTGACGCCCTGCAAAAAGTTGCAGGGGACAGAATGCGTAAAATTCTTACAGCTTTAACAAATAATCGGCTCATAGGGGCGTTTGTTGGCCTTGCTGTAACCGCCATTATCCAGTCATCCAGTGCGACAACAGTTATGGTGGTCGGGTTTGTCAATGCGGGGCTGCTCTCTTTGGTTCAGGCGATCGGCGTGGTTTTAGGGGCGAACGTCGGCACAACAATAACAGCCCAACTCATTTCTCTCAATATTACAGGGTTTGCTCTGCCTGCCGTTGCTATCGGAGGGGCTATTGCGATTTTTTCTCGCGATCGGCAAAAGTCATATTGGGGCGAAATTCTCTTTGGTTTTGGTCTGCTTTTCCTGGGCTTGTCGATCATGAAGCAGGGGGTCGATCCTCTAAAGCACTCAAAAGAAGTCATCCAGATATTTGAATTTGTGGGCCAATATCACCTGATTGGAGTGATTATCGGAGCGCTTATGACGATAATTGTCCAGAGCAGTACTGCCACAATCGGTATAACCCTCGCCATGGCTAGTGCTGGGTTGATCAATTTTGAAGCCAGTGTTGCCTTGATTCTGGGCGAAAATATCGGTACTACTTTTACTGCTAATTTTGCCGCTATCGGAACCAACCTTGCGGCGCGCAGAACGGCCTGTTGTCATTTTTTATTTAATACAATTGGCGTTGCATTCGTATTATTGCTCTTTCCGTATTTTATGAAAATAGTTGCCTATATCTCTCCAGGTAACGCAGATATGCTTGTTACCACCCAATCGCAAGCAAACCTGCTGGGAGCCATGATTGGGGATCGACCCTTTATCGCCCGCCATATTGCCAACGCACATACACTCTTCAATGTCATAAATGCCCTGATTTTTTTACCCTTTCTCGGACCGATGGCGCGTTTATCAACGTTTTTGATTCGCGGTCAGGACAGCATCGTAAAGATGCAAGCATTGTATATTGATATCCGGGTTTTAAATACACCACCCATTGCTCTGGGACAGGCTAAACGCGAAATTCAACGCATGGTAAATCTCACCTTGTCAATGCTGAAAGAAACTAACAAGTTTATTGAAACCGGCAATCTTAAAAATGTTAAACGTCTTGAAGAGTATGAAGAGTTGGTTGATTTTCTGCAGAAGGAGATTACTGATTTTCTGGTTGCACTTTCGCAAAAATCAGTGTCAGGACGAACATCTGAAGAACTTGCTACCCTAATGCATCTTGTAAATGACATTGAGCGCATCGGAGATCACTGTGTAAATCTATGGAAACTTGGTCAACGAAAAGTAGAAGCACGGATTGCTTTTTCTGAAATAGGGCTCAGTGAACTAGCTGATATTTCAGGAAAAACGGAAGACTTTCTCACCTATGTCGTTGTCGGGCTCGAAAGTAATAATCCTGCTCTTTGTTCAGAGTCGATCAGGTTTGAAGATGAAATAGATGATTTAGAAAAAACTCTGCGCAATAATCACATCGACCGCTTGAACACTGGCGAATGCGCGGTCAAACCTGGAATGATTTTTATTGATATGTTGCATAATTATGAAAAAATTGGAGACCATACCTATAATATTGCCGAGGCTATTTTGGAGAATCAGGGTTGA
- a CDS encoding HU family DNA-binding protein codes for MNKSELVEALSLRENLTYKKAEQIVNLLFDSMSEALIENDRIEIRGFGSFMVKDYKAYMGRNPKTGEVIEVKPKKLPFFKVGKELRERVNNGNE; via the coding sequence ATGAATAAGTCAGAACTGGTGGAAGCACTGTCGTTGCGCGAAAATCTGACCTATAAAAAAGCCGAGCAAATAGTCAATCTTCTGTTTGACTCTATGTCTGAAGCTTTGATTGAAAATGATCGGATTGAAATTCGTGGTTTCGGCAGTTTTATGGTTAAAGACTATAAAGCTTATATGGGGCGAAATCCGAAGACCGGGGAGGTCATCGAAGTCAAGCCAAAAAAATTACCATTCTTTAAAGTTGGAAAAGAACTCCGTGAAAGAGTTAATAACGGAAATGAATAA